The Danio rerio strain Tuebingen ecotype United States chromosome 20, GRCz12tu, whole genome shotgun sequence genome contains the following window.
ACGCAGTGACATGAGAGCAGGACCTCGGTTCTGATTAGGAAGGGGGATGAACAACACTCCGCCTGGATTACGGTTGGTGTGTGGACTTTTAATGGACCATTTATCGTTTGTGAAATTTTTATTGCCGTGTGAACTTTAGCTGTGCTGTAGTTTTGGAGAGAAAACACTTCAGGAAAGAAGAAACCTTTAGGGGGGGCTTATTGGGTGTAACTCTATCTGACATATCCTAtggaatatttatatatatatatgcaataaatacatattttcctGTACAGCTGTATACATTAATAGAAGTTATGGTTGTCTGGTGTAATTAAAATCACCCAACCAGCTTTCATTGGTTCATTAAAGAACACTTTTTGCTGTCTTAACTTCACCTGGCTCTCTAAATTATGAATTATGGACAATTATGAAATTAATTAGGAATGAATTTGTTATCATGTTAATTGTTTCAATTATTTGATTAATTGCCCTAGTTATACAAGTGCATTTTGTTGTAATTGTCATGTTTGCTTTGCTCTATTGTGAGATGCAAGAGTTGTTTTTTTCGCTGACTGAGTTGAACAGGGATTAGCCTATGGGCTGACCACATGTCCCGTGgcctttgttttgttgctttttttgttttttgcactgAGTGAGTAAATTGGTGTGGATAAAAGAGAATGCACTGACAAGGGGTTTCTAAAGCGAAAGGTCATTTGGAGGTTCAGAACTGCTTTTTGCCTCTGTCAGAGGCCAGAAGCCTGTGAATAATGGTGACAAGCAATTATACGATGATCCCAAGTTATGAAGCCAAATTATGTCATTAAATTACATCAAAAACTTTTATGAAGGATGCGTAAGTATGCAGTTGACCTTATCTGTATTCAGTAGATGCATCATGTCTGGTTTTTCGCATGTTAAGATCTCTTTGTTGCATATTTCAGCTCAGGCCTCCGACAGTGATAGGCCAGTTCCACACGCTGTTTTTTGGCTCTGTGCGTACCTTTTTTCTTGGAGTCCTTGGATTTGCTGTCTACGGCAATGAGGCCCTGCACTTCAGCTGTGATCCGGACAAGAGGGAATTAAACCTTTACTGTTACAACCAGTTCAGGCCTATAACACCTCAGGTAAAAGTGCATTACAGAATTTGGATTTAATAATCTGCTTTTATAATACAATCAATAGATTTATATGCAGCtcaaagtgtttttaaatgtggAATTATGAAAAATTTAGAATGAAAGACGTTTTTTTGAAAAAACTATAACTGCTTTTGTTTCTAATTCATTAAGTGCTGGTGATGCGACAGTTGTCACACTTGTAGTTTGGTTCTCTTGGTTCTTTTAATCTGGATTGaactgaaattatatatttagaCATGGCTTGCATATTATTCACActgtaaacaaatttaaaatactAAACATAATTTGAATATGATGTGTAGTTTTAGACGGAAACACCTtatacagggtgtccgcggggtctgaAAAAGTCTTTcaaaatttgaaaaacaaaattttaagccTTAAACAGTCTTAAATTCCCTGAAATATtatcttgtaggtcttaaatcattttaggtcttatttttcttttgtttatccAAAGCTACCCAGTTGATCCAACACATTAAATCACCAACAAAATATCTCAATAAaacttgaccatcaagatctgcaatgTAAATTCAGCCTAAAACCGGCAACTATAGTAGTGTCCACACTAAAGGCTAGTACACCAAAGATCATGGTCaagaaaaaatctgaatttaaataaatatcccCTTACACCAATAACTATAACAGAGGATCTGTATCAACGTCACAATAAAAATGCCCCACACGCTTACAATACACAGAGCTTCATTGTGCATTGTTGTGTAATGTAATTTAGatgtatttatagtttatattgttgttgtgaatgcacacaaaaaaatttatttctgttatttttttaaaacggTTTTGTTGTCTGCCTTTTAACTGAgataatttgttacttttttctACTGTACgctattttgaagaaaaaaatttaaaagcccAAAATTAAGAATGCTATGTCTCAGACAAGCTAACTgtgatgcctcattcacactagtagcgactttgtagctgcctgtcgctctgggtggcgacttactgcaaacgcaggtctgtgtaggtctacggCACATAGAACACAACTGGtctctgagcgagctgagagaaGATCaagtgagctctactggtgctttTATTGGCTTTCACTCAAGAAAGcagctcttcatttgcataaagttaaaggattctcaactttgtcatgTCGCTTAACACGCCCACCTGGTCGCCAACGGTCGCATTGGCTTGTGTAGATGGAGGTCGCCGGAAGTCTCTCACTCTCTGATAAAAAGAACGGTCACTTGTCGATTTTCCGCTGCGAGTCaatcgtagtgtgaatgaggcttgaaGATGTGTTGTGATAATCTCTTGTAATGTTTTTGGTGGAAACTTAAATAAAAGTATCAGTTGGCAAAATGGCaaacttaattaaaaaacaaacaaattttaaaactgctaagTAAcgttaattgtattttcttgcaGGTTTTCTGGGCGTTACAGCTAGTCACTGTCTTGGTACCTGGAGCAGTGTTTCATCTTTATGCTGCCTGTAAGAATATAGACCAGGAGGAGATCCTTCATCGGCCGATGTCCACAGTCTTTTACATCATCTCTGTCCTGTTAAGAATAATTCTAGAAGTCTTAGCGTTTTGGCTACAGAGCCACCTTTTTGGTTTCCTGGTTGATCCTATTTTCATGTGCGATGTCACC
Protein-coding sequences here:
- the gje1a gene encoding gap junction epsilon-1 protein isoform X1; translated protein: MNNTPPGLRLLRPPTVIGQFHTLFFGSVRTFFLGVLGFAVYGNEALHFSCDPDKRELNLYCYNQFRPITPQVFWALQLVTVLVPGAVFHLYAACKNIDQEEILHRPMSTVFYIISVLLRIILEVLAFWLQSHLFGFLVDPIFMCDVTGLGKILNVSKCMVPEHFEKTIFLSAMYTFTIITILLCIAEIFEILFRRLGYLNQPMT
- the gje1a gene encoding gap junction epsilon-1 protein, which gives rise to MSLNYIKNFYEGCLRPPTVIGQFHTLFFGSVRTFFLGVLGFAVYGNEALHFSCDPDKRELNLYCYNQFRPITPQVFWALQLVTVLVPGAVFHLYAACKNIDQEEILHRPMSTVFYIISVLLRIILEVLAFWLQSHLFGFLVDPIFMCDVTGLGKILNVSKCMVPEHFEKTIFLSAMYTFTIITILLCIAEIFEILFRRLGYLNQPMT